Proteins co-encoded in one Quercus robur chromosome 8, dhQueRobu3.1, whole genome shotgun sequence genomic window:
- the LOC126696010 gene encoding uncharacterized protein LOC126696010 translates to MDAMSRALRKAARSPFLDEIEQAEMPDRFTCSSFNCYDGKTDPVEHVSHYIQMMSLHTHNDALMCKVFPSSLGPTALRWFNGLRKGSICSFSKLIQEFSIWFVTCSRVPQPVDALLSMKMRAEETLRSYASRYWELYNEIGGDNKRVAASTFRMGLLEDSRLRKSLTKKPPEVMRSRGGLTIQEPAAQMGEVNVTFKEPVHRILDRIKHEPYFRWSNKMGGDPSRRNQNLYCTYHRDKGHTTEQCWVLKDHIGQLVKARHLKEFVLDSGDRVAGQDNR, encoded by the exons ATGGATGCTATGAGTCGTGCTTTGCGAAAAGCAGCTCGGTCCCCGTTTTTGGACGAAATCGAGCAGGCCGAAATGCCGGATAGGTTTACCTGCTCATCGTTCAATTGCTACGACGGGAAAACTGACCCAGTAGAGCACGTCAGTCATTATATTCAGATGATGTCTCTACATACTCATAACGATGCActgatgtgcaaggtgtttCCTTCGAGTCTGGGACCAACCGCTTTGAGGTGGTTTAACGGGTTACGGAAAGGATCCATATGCAGTTTTTCCAAGCTAATTCAGGAGTTCAGCATTTGGTTTGTGACCTGCAGTCGAGTACCTCAGCCGGTAGATGCGCTTTTGTCTATGAAAATGAGGGCGGAAGAGACCCTCCGTAGTTATGCTAGCCGGTATTGGGAGTTATACAATGAGATAGGTGGAGATAACAAAAGGGTCGCAGCAAGCACTTTTAGGATGGGGTTACTTGAGGACTCCAGGCTACGGAAGTCATTGACTAAGAAGCCTCCCGAAGTCATGAG ATCTCGGGGGGGCTTGACGATTCAAGAACCGGCCGCACAGATGGGAGAAGTGAATGTGACATTTAAGGAACCAGTACACAGGATTCTTGACCGGATCAAACATGAGCCATATTTTCGATGGTCGAACAAGATGGGAGGGGACCCATCCAGGAGGAATCAGAATTTGTACTGCACCTATCACCGAGACAAAGGTCACACTACCGAACAGTGCTGGGTGTTGAAGGATCACATCGGGCAATTAGTCAAGGCCAGGCATTTAAAGGAATTCGTGCTGGACTCGGGGGACAGAGTTGCGGGGCAAGATAATCGGTAA
- the LOC126694933 gene encoding uncharacterized protein LOC126694933 → MASVPSISPQSLLPLSKLKPRSKPISMFSQTTPLFSRNKQKTKKSSLVVIVKSMVEELDVIPVQSTDSTDQQEGVVVSRVESEGTGLETELVSGFGASHEGRLSFEGAGFSSSGSVGDGVGKRENEETERLIHRTINATIVLAAGTFAITKLLTIDQDYWQGWTIYEIVRYAPQHNWTAYEEALKRNPVLAKMVISGVVYSVGDWIAQCFEGKPLFEFDRIRMFRSGLVGFTLHGSLSHYYYQFCEELFPFQDWWVVPVKVIFDQTVWAAIWNSIYFTVLGFLRLESPVSIFNELKATFWPMLTAGWKLWPFAHLITYGVIPVEQRLLWVDCVELIWVTILSTYSNEKSEARISEAPVEPNSSSPNIDNTLE, encoded by the exons ATGGCGTCCGTACCTTCCATATCACCTCAGAGCTTGCTTCCCCTATCAAAACTAAAACCCAGGTCCAAACCCATCTCGATGTTTTCCCAGACCACCCCACTTTTCTCGAGAAACAAACAGAAAACGAAGAAGTCGAGTTTGGTAGTGATAGTGAAGTCCATGGTGGAAGAGCTGGACGTGATCCCAGTACAGAGTACGGACAGTACGGACCAGCAAGAGGGCGTGGTGGTGAGTAGGGTGGAGAGTGAAGGTACTGGTTTAGAGACCGAGTTGGTGAGTGGGTTCGGAGCTAGTCACGAGGGCAGGCTATCCTTCGAAGGTGCCGGGTTTTCTTCTTCGGGCTCGGTTGGTGAcggagtagggaagagagagaatgaggagACAGAGAGATTGATTCATAGGACCATCAACGCTACCATAGTTTTGGCCGCGGGTACTTTTGCCATCACCAAGTTGCTCACCATTGACCAGGACTACTGGCAG GGGTGGACAATTTATGAGATAGTGAGATATGCACCTCAACACAACTGGACTGCCTATGAGGAAGCTCTTAAGAGAAACccagttttagcaaaaatggTTATTAGTGGAGTGGTGTACTCTGTAGGGGATTGGATTGCTCAG TGCTTTGAAGGAAAACCTCTCTTTGAGTTTGATAGAATACGGATGTTCAGATCAGGCCTTGTTGGCTTTACTTTACATGGTTCCCTTTCTCATTATTATTACCAGTTCTGCGAG GAACTTTTTCCTTTCCAGGACTGGTGGGTGGTTCCTGTCAAAGTAATCTTTGACCAAACTGTATGGGCGGCAATTTGGAACAGCATTTATTTTACTGTCTTGGGATTTTTGCGACTTGAATCCCCAGTTAgtatttttaatgaattgaaGGCAACGTTCTGGCCCATGCTGACT GCAGGGTGGAAGCTTTGGCCATTTGCTCATCTTATTACCTACGGTGTGATCCCAGTAGAACAAAGACTTCTTTGGGTGGACTGTGTAGAGCTTATCTGGGTGACAATACTCTCAAC TTATTCAAATGAAAAATCAGAAGCAAGAATCTCTGAGGCACCGGTAGAACCCAACTCCAGTTCCCCAAACATAGATAATACTCTG GAATGA